GAGCACCTCTAGGGAAACTGTTATTAAGGGGTGGCTCAATCAGAAAGGCTGCCGGGCCCGTAGCTTAGCATGGTTGGAGCGCACGGCTGATAACCGTGAGGTCACGCGTTCGAATCGCGTCGGGCCCACCAGAAATCCGTTTTCGTATTTTAGGACCTTAAATCCCGCCCTTTTGTCTGGTATCCTCCCCTCTATTGCGTCCCCACCGGCTATACCCCGGAGATATCCCCGCTGAGGTTCGTGTTCATGACGTAATTGAAGCCGAGGGCCGGGGTCCCGCACCATCCCGCCTGCTCGAGGATCCCCATGAAACAGACCCCTATCAGCTTCTTGTGCTGGATCTTTCCCAGAAGGGCTGCCATCTCCTCGATGGAGACCCCGATCTTCGGCATCGCCATCCCTCCCAGGATCACCACCACGTCGGCGTCGGGGCTGGCGGCTTTGCCGAGCTCCATCCCGTACCCCGTCGCCACCAGGGCTCTCGTCTCTTCCACCTTCAGGCCGGGGACGAAGGCCAGCCTCTTCTCCCGGACGGGAAAGCCGAGGAAGGTGGCGAAGGGCGTGCAGAAGCCCGGGGTTCCGACGAAGGTTATGCTCTCGTCCTCCTTCACCAGGTCTCGAAATCCGTTGAGCATCCCGCCAAGGCCCTTTATATCGTTGATCTTCTTCATCCGATTCCTCCTGATCTTCATATAGACGCCCCAAAGGTTTTAAGCTTTAACCATCGACAATCGAGCCGACACTCTCGCAGGGATCCGGACGATTTGGCGACGAACGATCGGGGGTATGAGGGATGATGGGAAAAAATCTTAAAAAAATGTTTGACGTCAGCCGGGACAATTCGGCGGTCATGAAGGTGAGGCGGCAGAGGATCGCCCTCTTCAGGGATCTGGCCGCACCCCTCCCAAAGCCCTTGAAGCTCATAGACGTCGGCGGGACGGAGCTCTTCTGGGAGAAGATGGGCTTCGCCGACGATCCGGACTACGAGATAACCATCCTCAACCTCTCCAGGACGGATAGCCACCACTCCAACATCCGCCTCGTCGCCGGGGATGCGAGGGATATGAGGGGCTTCGCTGATGGAGCCTTCGACGTCGCCTTCTCCAACTCAGTCATCGAGCATGTGGGGGGGCCATCTGAGCAGCGCCGGATGGCCCGGGAGGTGATGCGCGTCGGGAGGAGGTACTTCGTCCAGACGCCGAACTGGAGCTTCCCCCTGGAGCCTCACTTCCTCTTCCCGGGCTTCCAGTTCTTCCCTCTCGCCCTGAAGGTCTTTTTGATCCAGCGCTTCAGCCTCGGCTGGTACCCGAAGATCCCCGATAGAGAGGAGGCGCTGGCGGCCGCAAACTCCGTCCGGCTCCTCAAGAGGCGGGAGGTGGAGGAGCTATTTTCCGGCGGAACGATCCGGGAAGAGAAGATCTTCGGGATCACCAGCTCCTTCATAGTCTATGGTGGATGGTGACCTCCGGCCCGATCTGACGAGGGGGAGATACCTGCCCCGGGCCTGATCTTCTCCGCCTCTGATCGGTCCCGACCCTGGCCTCCCGATGGGCCGGTGGAGGGGAGGATCCCCGTCCTGGCCGAGCCTCCTCAAATCCCGCTTCAAAATGTTTATCTGGATTGAAAATGGTTCTTCCGGCACGATGACCAAGAAATCGGTGAAGGAGAAAAAAGCGGGCACGGAGGGGAAGGATCAGCCGGCTCCGAAGAGGAGGCCGTTGGAACGGATCCCAGACCTTTACATCTACGTCGGCCTGGGAGTCGTATTCCTCTTCTCGCTCTACCTGAGGGTCTACAAACCCATGTCGCGCGTCCTTGTCGGAGATTCCGTCCTCTTCGACGGCAACGATGGATCTTATCACATCATGCTCGCCAAGAGCACCGTCCTCAACCTCCAGCGGCCGTGGTTCGATCCCATGACCTTCTTTCCGAGGGGGACGGAGATCACCTTCGGCCCCTTCAACAGCTGGGCGATCGCGATCCTCTCTTACATGGCGGATCTCGGCACCCCCAGCATGCACACCGTCGAGGTGGTGGGGGCGGTGTTGCCGGCCGTCTTCGGAGCCCTCCTGGTCTTCGTAGTCTACTTCATAGGCCGGGAGCTGGGAGGGAGGACGGCGGGGTTCATGGCCGCGGTCATGATCGCAGTCCTGCCGGGCCAGTTCCTCTCCCGGTCGTTGATAGGGTTTGCAGACCATCACGCCGCTGAGGTCCTCCTCAGCACCACGGCGATGCTCTTCTTCATCCTCGCCTTCCGGTCGGGCGCCGGCAAGCTCACCTTTGCCGCCATCCGGAGGATGGATCTAACCGCTCTGAAGAGGCCGCTTGCCTACTGCCTGCTGGCGGGCCTCTTCCTGGGGCTCTACATAGATGCATGGTCATCGGGCCACCTCTTCGTGGGGATCATCCTCGCCTTCGTCACGGTCCAGAGCATAGTCGACCACATGAGGGGGAGGAACGCTGATTACGTGGGTATCTCCGGGGCGATCGCCTTCTTCGTCACGCTCCTTCTCGTCCTGCCCTTCGTCAGGGCCGAGAACGGCTTCGGCTTCACCCTCTACTCCCTTTTCCAGCCTACGATCCTGATCGTCGGTATCATCTTCATGCTATTCCTCTCCGTACTCTCCAGCCAGCTAGTCCAGAGGAAGATGGATAGGAGCTACTTCCCCCTGATCGTCATCGGGTCGATAGTCGTCGTCTTCGTCATCCTGATGCTGGCGGTTCCCCAGTTTACTGGAGCCCTGACGGCCGGCCTGAAGATATTCCAGCCCAGGACCGGGGGAGGGGCCACCATATCAGAGGCTTCCAGGATACTGGAGAGGGGCTCCATCCAGCGGAACTTCCCAGGGATCGTCCCGATCCTGTCGCCCTTCTGGCTGACCCTCATCGCCCTGCCCCTCCTCCTCCTGAGGTATCGGCGGGACGACAGCCGGAATGGGGATATGCTGATCCTCGCATGGACGGTGATCATCCTCGCCCTCACCTTCGCCCAGAACAGGTTCGCCTACTACTACGCCGTCAACGTCGCCTTCCTCGCCGGTTACCTGGGATCGGTCCTCCTCGAGAAGACCCGGTTTTTGGAGGTCGAGGACGCCTTGGTCAGGATGGCGAGGGGGTCGTCCAAAGAGGCTCCGGATCAGAACCGGGCCATCATCAACTTTGTGGTCGTCGCCTTCCTGGTGGTCCTCTTCGTCTATCCCTCGATGTTTGGGTCAGTCCAGGGGGTTAAGATAGGAAGCTTCTACTCGCAGAACCAGGTAGGACCGATGAACTCCGACTGGTACGAATCGATGTACTGGCTCCGGGATAACACCCCCTCGCCGGAGATGGGGATCTACACCATATACGAGCGGCCGCCCAAGGGCGAACGGTTCCCTTATCCCGACTCCGCCTATGGGACCATGTCCTGGTGGGACTACGGCCACGCCATCGAGGCGGTGGGCGAAAGGCTTGCGAACTCCAACCCCTTCCAGCAGGGGATAGGGAGCATAGAGACCGGGGTTGCGGGTTCGTCCCCCTTCTTCCTCGCCCAGAACGAGTCGGAGGCGGAGGCGGTGGCGGCTAACCTCGACGTCAACAGGTCCCTCTACTCCAACATCAGGTACGTAGTCACCGACGTGGAGATGGCGATGGGGAAGTTCCACGCCATGGCCGCCTGGAGCAACATAAATCCCGGCACATACCATTTCAGCTACTGGCAGGACGGCCAGCCGATCATGATCTATCGGCCTCCCTACTTCAGTTCGATGGTCGCCCGGCTCCACTTCTTCGACGGGACGGAGGCGAGGGTCCAGGAGGGGTGGACGATCGCCTACCGCACCGACGGTCAGGGCGGGGTATCGGTGGAGCCCCAGAAGAGGTCTCGAAACTACCAGGAGCTCCTCGATAGCGTCAACGAGAGCCTGGGGCGGGGCTATGCGGCGGCCGAGGTGGTATCCCAGAGCCCGATCATGACCTCAGTTCCCCTGGAGGCCCTGAGCCATTACAGGCTCGTCCACGAGTCCCCGAGCTCGATCACCTCCAGCGGCCAGAAGTACGTAAAGGTATTCGAGCACGTTCCGGGGGCCACGATCACCGGGACGGCCTCCCCCGGGACGGATGTGGTCATCTCCGTCCCGATATCGACGGGCAGGGGCAGGAGCTTCGTATATCAGAAGTCCACCGCCGCCGGATCCGACGGCCAGTTCTCCCTCGTCGTCCCCTACTCGACGGAGGGTCCAGAGAGCTGGTCCACCAACTTCGACGTGGGGCCTGTCGGCCCCTACACCCTGCGGGTCGGCACCGTCCAGTACGAGGAGGTCCGGGTCCCCGAGGGGGCGGTGATCGCCGGGAGTTCGATCAGCCTATGATGCTCCTCGAGGAGATGACCTGGACCGAGATCGAGGCAGCCCTAGAAGTGACCCGGACTCTGATCCTCCCGGTGGGGGCTACGGAGGAGCACGGCCCCCACCTCCCCACCTTCACCGATACGATCCAGGCCCTGGAGGTGGCAAAGGAGGTCGCCCGGAGACGAGCCGTCTTCGTCGCGCCGCCGGTCCACTACGGGGTCTGCAGGTCGACCCGGGGCTTTCCGGGGACGATCTCCATCAGTCCGGGGGCCCTGAGGGACCTCGTCTCCGACCTCCTCACAGCCTTTCACGACTCCGGCTTCGAGAGGGTCCTCATCCTGACGGGCCACGCCGGCGGCCAGCACCTCTCCGCCCTCAAGGAGGCGGCGGAGAAGGCGGTCGCAATAAGGGATATCCGGGTGAGCCTCGTCTCCGACTTCGACCTGATCGATC
The sequence above is drawn from the Methanothrix harundinacea 6Ac genome and encodes:
- a CDS encoding DUF2124 domain-containing protein, which codes for MKKINDIKGLGGMLNGFRDLVKEDESITFVGTPGFCTPFATFLGFPVREKRLAFVPGLKVEETRALVATGYGMELGKAASPDADVVVILGGMAMPKIGVSIEEMAALLGKIQHKKLIGVCFMGILEQAGWCGTPALGFNYVMNTNLSGDISGV
- a CDS encoding class I SAM-dependent methyltransferase, which encodes MFDVSRDNSAVMKVRRQRIALFRDLAAPLPKPLKLIDVGGTELFWEKMGFADDPDYEITILNLSRTDSHHSNIRLVAGDARDMRGFADGAFDVAFSNSVIEHVGGPSEQRRMAREVMRVGRRYFVQTPNWSFPLEPHFLFPGFQFFPLALKVFLIQRFSLGWYPKIPDREEALAAANSVRLLKRREVEELFSGGTIREEKIFGITSSFIVYGGW
- a CDS encoding oligosaccharyl transferase, archaeosortase A system-associated yields the protein MTKKSVKEKKAGTEGKDQPAPKRRPLERIPDLYIYVGLGVVFLFSLYLRVYKPMSRVLVGDSVLFDGNDGSYHIMLAKSTVLNLQRPWFDPMTFFPRGTEITFGPFNSWAIAILSYMADLGTPSMHTVEVVGAVLPAVFGALLVFVVYFIGRELGGRTAGFMAAVMIAVLPGQFLSRSLIGFADHHAAEVLLSTTAMLFFILAFRSGAGKLTFAAIRRMDLTALKRPLAYCLLAGLFLGLYIDAWSSGHLFVGIILAFVTVQSIVDHMRGRNADYVGISGAIAFFVTLLLVLPFVRAENGFGFTLYSLFQPTILIVGIIFMLFLSVLSSQLVQRKMDRSYFPLIVIGSIVVVFVILMLAVPQFTGALTAGLKIFQPRTGGGATISEASRILERGSIQRNFPGIVPILSPFWLTLIALPLLLLRYRRDDSRNGDMLILAWTVIILALTFAQNRFAYYYAVNVAFLAGYLGSVLLEKTRFLEVEDALVRMARGSSKEAPDQNRAIINFVVVAFLVVLFVYPSMFGSVQGVKIGSFYSQNQVGPMNSDWYESMYWLRDNTPSPEMGIYTIYERPPKGERFPYPDSAYGTMSWWDYGHAIEAVGERLANSNPFQQGIGSIETGVAGSSPFFLAQNESEAEAVAANLDVNRSLYSNIRYVVTDVEMAMGKFHAMAAWSNINPGTYHFSYWQDGQPIMIYRPPYFSSMVARLHFFDGTEARVQEGWTIAYRTDGQGGVSVEPQKRSRNYQELLDSVNESLGRGYAAAEVVSQSPIMTSVPLEALSHYRLVHESPSSITSSGQKYVKVFEHVPGATITGTASPGTDVVISVPISTGRGRSFVYQKSTAAGSDGQFSLVVPYSTEGPESWSTNFDVGPVGPYTLRVGTVQYEEVRVPEGAVIAGSSISL
- a CDS encoding creatininase family protein; this translates as MMLLEEMTWTEIEAALEVTRTLILPVGATEEHGPHLPTFTDTIQALEVAKEVARRRAVFVAPPVHYGVCRSTRGFPGTISISPGALRDLVSDLLTAFHDSGFERVLILTGHAGGQHLSALKEAAEKAVAIRDIRVSLVSDFDLIDPREVETPGDGHAGEIETSRMLVIREDLVKGLPEKHFPPRPRYLIMRDVRPLMGNGVMGDPSRATREKGERFMEMAVQGVLEALEELESYPSP